A window of Aerococcus urinae contains these coding sequences:
- the argS gene encoding arginine--tRNA ligase, which translates to MNIKQHIAKIIQAEVSDYLSLEQVEDVLEVPKHEGQGDLAFPAFILAKSLRQAPQKIASELAEKLSDDLVDHVEAVGPYINFFLKADKISAAVLADILDKESAYGQLAIGDGENICIDMSSPNIAKPMSMGHLRSTVIGNAIGNIVEKVGFQPIRINHLGDWGTQFGKLIVAYRKWGDEETVRQNPIKELNRLYVYFHKMADEDDSLNDEARQAFKELEGGNPEELELWQWMREKSLEEFQSIYDLLGIDFDSMNGEAFYNDKMDAVIDELEEKNLLKVDQGATLVDLEAYDLIPALVKKSDGATLYMTRDLAAVFYRKRTYDFDQCLYVVGNEQSVHFKQLKAVIKEMGYDWYEDIHHIPFGLITQGGKKLSTRKGKVVLLEAVLKEAIRLAQEQINSKNPDLTDKDQVAEAVGVGAVVFHDLKNDRMNNFDFQLEEVVQFEGETGPYVQYANARAQSILRKANTGKPSLDDLQLADDESYAVVKQLNRFPEIIAKAYESYEPSVIAKYTLQLAQRFNKYYAHTRVLEEDEQLNARLALVYAVSVVLTEGLRLLGVQAPKEM; encoded by the coding sequence ATGAACATTAAACAGCATATTGCAAAAATTATCCAAGCAGAAGTCAGTGATTATTTAAGTTTAGAACAAGTGGAAGATGTCTTAGAAGTCCCTAAGCATGAAGGCCAAGGGGACCTGGCTTTTCCGGCTTTTATCTTAGCTAAATCACTTCGCCAAGCCCCTCAAAAGATTGCCAGTGAACTTGCTGAGAAACTGAGTGATGACTTAGTTGACCATGTTGAAGCAGTGGGACCCTACATTAACTTCTTCCTTAAGGCCGATAAGATCTCTGCCGCTGTCTTAGCTGATATCCTGGATAAGGAATCCGCCTATGGCCAATTAGCCATTGGGGATGGGGAGAATATCTGTATTGATATGTCTAGCCCCAATATTGCTAAACCCATGTCCATGGGCCACCTTCGTTCTACTGTTATTGGGAACGCTATTGGGAATATCGTTGAGAAAGTTGGTTTTCAACCCATCCGTATTAACCACCTTGGTGACTGGGGAACCCAATTTGGTAAACTCATCGTTGCTTACCGTAAATGGGGTGACGAAGAAACCGTTCGACAAAATCCCATTAAGGAATTAAACCGCTTGTATGTCTATTTCCACAAAATGGCTGATGAAGACGATTCTTTAAATGATGAAGCGCGCCAAGCCTTTAAAGAATTAGAGGGCGGCAACCCAGAAGAATTGGAATTATGGCAATGGATGCGAGAGAAATCATTAGAAGAATTCCAAAGTATCTATGATTTACTAGGTATCGATTTTGATTCCATGAATGGGGAAGCCTTCTATAATGACAAGATGGATGCTGTAATTGATGAGTTAGAGGAAAAGAACCTGCTCAAAGTGGACCAAGGAGCTACCCTAGTTGATTTGGAAGCCTATGACTTGATCCCAGCCTTAGTGAAGAAGTCTGATGGGGCGACCCTTTATATGACTCGTGACCTGGCAGCCGTCTTCTACCGTAAGCGGACCTACGACTTTGACCAATGCCTCTATGTGGTCGGGAATGAACAGTCTGTCCACTTCAAACAATTAAAAGCAGTCATCAAAGAAATGGGCTATGACTGGTATGAAGATATTCACCACATTCCATTCGGTTTAATTACTCAAGGGGGCAAGAAACTCTCTACCCGGAAAGGAAAAGTGGTTCTCTTAGAAGCCGTTCTTAAAGAAGCGATTCGTTTAGCTCAAGAACAAATCAACAGTAAAAACCCTGACCTTACTGATAAAGACCAGGTAGCAGAAGCCGTTGGTGTAGGGGCCGTGGTCTTCCATGACCTCAAGAATGACCGCATGAATAACTTTGACTTCCAATTAGAGGAAGTGGTTCAATTTGAAGGGGAAACTGGCCCTTATGTCCAATACGCCAATGCTCGGGCGCAATCGATCTTGCGTAAGGCCAATACCGGTAAGCCTAGTCTAGACGACTTACAACTGGCTGATGACGAGTCTTATGCGGTGGTTAAGCAATTAAATCGCTTCCCAGAAATTATTGCTAAGGCATATGAAAGCTATGAACCTAGTGTGATTGCTAAGTATACGCTGCAATTGGCCCAACGCTTTAATAAATACTATGCTCACACTCGGGTCCTTGAAGAAGATGAGCAATTGAATGCCCGCTTAGCTTTAGTTTATGCGGTGTCAGTGGTCTTGACTGAAGGGCTGAGACTCTTAGGCGTCCAAGCACCTAAAGAAATGTAA
- a CDS encoding phosphoketolase family protein produces MTDFDSKAYLDKVDAWWRAANYLSVGQMYLRDNPLLDREVTADDVKITPIGHWGTIAGQNFVYAHLNRVINKYDLNMFYIEGPGHGGQVMQANAYLDGTWSEHYPEYPQNKEGMQKFFKYFSFPGGTGSHATAEIPGSIHEGGELGYSLSHATGAILDNPDVIAATVIGDGESETGPLAASWLSNSFINPVTDGAVLPILYLNGGKIANPTILERKSNEDLIKYFQGLGWDPMVVEGNDPEKVHPLMAKTLDQAIEKIKSIQGEARKGSAEEATMGNWPMILYRTPKGWTGPKAWEGNDIEGSFRAHQVPIPVNAENMEHVDALVDWLKSYRPEELFTEDGQLRPEIAEIAPKGDQRMASNPITDGGIDPKPLNLPDWRDYALDFETPGERDAQDMIEMGGYAAGVIEKNPDNFRIFGPDETKSNRLNKVFDVTKRQWLEPIKDNYDEWMSPSGRVIDSQLSEHQMEGFLEAYTLTGRHGFFASYEAFLRTVDSMITQHFKWMREASEYKWHKPYQSLNLISSSTAFQQDHNGYTHQDPGLLTHLAEKKGEFVRAYLPADTNSLLAVMDKALSSENVINYIVTSKHPRPQFFSVEEAEEFVDKGYKVIDWASTVEEGEEPDVVIAASGTEPTVETIATISYLHEAFPELKIRYVNVVDLYRLRHPNIDPRGLSDEEFDAVFTKDKPVFFGFHSFEGLLKDIFFDRHNHNLYPHGYREEGAITTPFDMRVLNELDRFHFAAHVAEVVYGDKAQDFIDQMNAKVEEHRAYIVEYGTDMPEVKEWKWQPLEK; encoded by the coding sequence ATGACTGATTTTGATTCAAAAGCGTATTTAGATAAAGTGGATGCCTGGTGGCGTGCCGCTAACTATTTATCTGTGGGGCAAATGTACTTACGGGATAATCCTTTATTAGATCGTGAAGTAACGGCAGATGACGTTAAGATCACCCCAATTGGACACTGGGGAACCATTGCCGGGCAAAACTTTGTTTACGCTCATTTGAACCGTGTCATTAACAAATATGACTTAAACATGTTCTATATCGAAGGACCAGGACATGGTGGCCAAGTGATGCAAGCCAATGCTTATTTAGACGGGACCTGGAGTGAACATTATCCAGAATATCCACAAAACAAGGAAGGAATGCAAAAATTCTTTAAATACTTCTCCTTCCCAGGCGGAACCGGTTCACACGCGACCGCTGAAATTCCTGGATCCATCCATGAAGGTGGGGAACTCGGGTATTCCTTATCCCACGCAACTGGTGCCATCCTTGATAACCCTGACGTGATTGCAGCAACAGTGATTGGTGACGGGGAATCTGAAACCGGTCCTTTAGCAGCCAGCTGGTTATCTAATAGCTTCATTAACCCAGTGACTGACGGGGCAGTCTTACCAATTCTTTACTTAAACGGGGGTAAAATTGCTAACCCAACCATCTTAGAACGTAAATCTAATGAAGACTTGATTAAGTACTTCCAAGGTTTAGGTTGGGACCCAATGGTGGTTGAAGGAAACGATCCTGAAAAGGTTCACCCACTTATGGCTAAAACCTTAGACCAAGCCATTGAAAAGATTAAGTCCATCCAAGGCGAAGCACGTAAGGGTTCAGCTGAAGAGGCAACTATGGGCAACTGGCCAATGATTCTTTACCGGACACCTAAGGGCTGGACTGGTCCTAAAGCATGGGAAGGTAACGACATTGAAGGGTCCTTCAGAGCTCACCAAGTGCCAATTCCAGTGAACGCTGAGAATATGGAACACGTGGACGCTTTAGTTGATTGGTTGAAATCCTACCGTCCAGAAGAACTATTTACTGAAGATGGTCAATTACGTCCAGAAATTGCTGAAATTGCGCCTAAGGGTGACCAACGGATGGCTTCTAACCCAATTACTGACGGAGGCATCGATCCTAAACCTTTAAACTTACCAGACTGGCGTGACTATGCTCTTGATTTTGAAACACCTGGTGAACGCGATGCCCAAGACATGATTGAAATGGGTGGTTATGCAGCTGGCGTTATCGAAAAGAACCCAGACAACTTCCGTATCTTTGGGCCAGACGAAACCAAGTCTAACCGCTTGAACAAGGTCTTCGATGTGACCAAACGTCAATGGTTAGAACCAATCAAGGATAACTACGATGAATGGATGTCACCTTCTGGTCGTGTGATTGACTCACAATTGTCAGAACACCAAATGGAAGGTTTCTTAGAAGCTTATACCTTAACCGGTCGCCATGGTTTCTTTGCTAGTTACGAAGCCTTCTTACGGACAGTTGACTCCATGATCACCCAACATTTCAAATGGATGCGTGAAGCTAGCGAATACAAATGGCATAAACCTTATCAATCATTGAACTTGATTTCTTCTTCTACCGCTTTCCAACAAGACCATAACGGTTATACTCACCAAGACCCAGGTTTATTAACCCACTTGGCAGAGAAGAAGGGTGAATTTGTCCGGGCTTACCTCCCTGCAGATACCAACTCCCTATTAGCTGTGATGGACAAGGCTTTAAGTTCAGAAAACGTGATTAACTACATCGTGACTTCTAAACACCCACGTCCACAATTCTTCTCAGTTGAAGAAGCTGAAGAATTTGTTGACAAGGGCTATAAGGTCATTGACTGGGCTTCTACCGTTGAAGAAGGGGAAGAACCTGACGTAGTGATCGCTGCATCTGGTACTGAACCAACAGTAGAAACCATTGCAACCATCTCATACCTACACGAAGCCTTCCCAGAATTGAAGATTCGTTACGTGAATGTGGTTGACCTCTACCGTCTCCGTCATCCAAATATTGACCCACGTGGTTTATCTGACGAAGAATTTGATGCTGTCTTTACTAAAGACAAACCAGTCTTCTTCGGCTTCCACAGCTTCGAAGGCTTACTCAAAGACATCTTCTTCGACCGTCATAACCACAATCTCTACCCACATGGTTACCGTGAAGAAGGGGCAATTACCACACCATTCGACATGCGTGTCTTGAACGAACTTGACCGCTTCCACTTTGCGGCTCATGTTGCTGAAGTGGTATATGGCGATAAAGCTCAAGACTTCATTGACCAAATGAATGCTAAGGTGGAAGAGCACCGTGCCTACATTGTAGAATACGGTACGGACATGCCAGAAGTTAAAGAATGGAAATGGCAACCACTTGAAAAATAA